From Mucilaginibacter gotjawali:
GCCCTTTACAAGGAGTGCCCTTGATACCGGGTTGATATCGATCACCCGAGGGTCCATTAAAAACTCATCCAGGTATTTACGAACGTCCCTGGTTTCCGGACTATCGGGCGTGCCCAAATTAACCAGTAAAACTCCTTTTTTCGACATATTATTGTTACGCAAAAATAGTGATTAGAGATTGGAGATTAGTGTTTTTTTTTGTGTGAAAGAAAACAAGGAAAGTGAGGAAAGAAGAGCACGCGGATTTAATAAAATTCAACTGCCACTGATGCTTAAAATTTTGCCCGATCCCCCTAAAAGTTACTAATTAATAAGCCTGCAAAACGCCTTTAACCTGTTGCATCAACCACATGGGGGTGGAGGTAGCGCCGGCAATGCCTACTTTATCGCCCGGAGCGAACATCGTATTTTTTAATTCAGAGGGGGAAGATATAAAATAAGTATTGGGGTTATGCTTGCGGCAAACTTCATACAAAACTTTGCCGTTGGATGATTTTACTCCCGAAACGAAGACAATCTTATCGAATTTTGCAGCAAATTTGGGCAGGTCCTGGTCACGGTTGGACACCTGGCGGCAAATGGTATCGTTGGCCTTCAGGTCATAGCCCCGTTGCAAAAGCTGGTCTTTAATACTGTAGAACTTCTCCATGCTTTTGGTGGTCTGGCTGTACAGTGTAATGTTTTTTGGCAGCTCCACATGATCCAGCTCGGCAATATCCTGGAAAACCAGTGCCTCATTATTGGTTTGCCCCTGCAGGCCAACAACTTCGGCATGGCCGTGTTTACCGAAAATCAGGATTTTTTCGTTGGCATCGAAAGAAGTTTTAATGCGGTTCTGCAGCTTTAAAACTACGGGGCAGGAGGCGTCAATCAGCGTAATATTATTTTCCAGGGCTATCCGGTAGGTATCAGGCGCTTCGCCGTGCGCACGGATCAGCACTTTCTCATTCGACAGGTTAACCAAATCGGCATGTTCAATTATCCTTAAACCTTTTGCTTTTAAACGGGCAACCTCTTCATCATTATGCACAATATCGCCCAGGCAATATAAATAACCGT
This genomic window contains:
- a CDS encoding 4-hydroxy-3-methylbut-2-enyl diphosphate reductase; translation: MGDYQLQVTIDQDSGFCFGVVYAIDMAEEILEEDGYLYCLGDIVHNDEEVARLKAKGLRIIEHADLVNLSNEKVLIRAHGEAPDTYRIALENNITLIDASCPVVLKLQNRIKTSFDANEKILIFGKHGHAEVVGLQGQTNNEALVFQDIAELDHVELPKNITLYSQTTKSMEKFYSIKDQLLQRGYDLKANDTICRQVSNRDQDLPKFAAKFDKIVFVSGVKSSNGKVLYEVCRKHNPNTYFISSPSELKNTMFAPGDKVGIAGATSTPMWLMQQVKGVLQAY